The Halobacillus amylolyticus nucleotide sequence ATATTGCTTGCGACAGGTAGGATCGGTAAACCCAATTCCGGTTATGGCGCAATTACCGGCCAAGGAAATGGTCAAGGAGCGAGGGAACATGGACAGAAAGCGGATCAACTTCCAGGCTATCGTTCAATTGAAAAAAAAGAAGATCGATCTTATATCGCTCAAGTTTGGGGCGTAGAAGAGAAACAATTACCCGGTTCGGGGGTCTCAGCTTATCAAATGTTTGAAAAAATCGATGAAGGCAATATCACCGGGATGTTGGTAATGGGCTCAAATCCAGCCCTTTCAAGTCCCAATGCTAATTTTGTGAAAAGATCACTAGAAAGGCTCAAGTTTCTTGTGACCGTCGATATGTTTATATCGGAAACTGCCCAATTAGCTGATTTAATCTTACCTGCTTCATCCTATTTAGAAGATCAAGGAACCATGACGAACGTGGAAGGAAGGGTGACTTTAAGGGAAGCGAGTCGATCATTGCCTGGTGAAGTGAAGCATGATTGGCAAATCATCTGCGATATAGCTGAGGTATTAGGAAAAGGGGATAAGTTTTCTTTTCATTCAGCTGAGGAAATTTTTGAAGAACTTAGAGTGGCCAGTCGAGGCGGGCGAGCAGATTATTACGGGATAACCTACGACAGAATCCGTAAGCATAACGGCCTTCTATGGCCTTGTCCTGATATGGACCATCAAGGAACAAAACGGTTATTTGAAGATGATTTTGCCCATGAAGACGGTAAAGCGAATATGTCTGTGATTGGAAGAAGCCATAAAAAAGTGAACCTAAGTGAGGAATATCCGTTATTTTTAACTACAGGAAGAGTGATGTCGCACTATTTAACAGGTGAGCAAACTAGAAAAAGTCCATCATTAACTGCAAGAAACTTTGAATCGTATATGGAAATCCATCCTGACACAGGGGAGAAATATCAACTGGAGGATCGTACTTTAGCTCAGATTGAATCTAGATACGGCAGAATTGTCGTTAGAAGTAAATGGTCGAAGAGAATTCGGAAAGATACTGTTTTTGTCCCCTTTCACTGGGGAGGAGAGCAAAATGTCAATCGTTTAATTGCCGATGAATTGGACCCGCTCTCTCACATGCCAGGATTTAAGGTCACAGCTGTTAACACAAGGCCAGTTCAAAGTTGAAGTTTTGAAAAAAGAATTCGTTATCGTTCTGGGGTGAAGCAAAACATTTAAACCTTGCATTTTATTAATCATACATTTGGAGGGGTTTGTAATATGCGCAAACAAAAGCTAGTGCTTGTTGGTAATGGGATGGCCGGAATTCGGGCGATCGAAGAAATATTGAAGCTGTCGCCACACCAGTTTGATATTACAGTGTTCGGGAGTGAGCCTTACCCAAACTATAATCGAATTGAGTTGTCGAAGGTTCTCCAGGGAGATACTGAGATTGATGATATTACCTTAAATAACTGGCAATGGTATGAAGAGAATGAAATTTTATTATACCCAGGTGAAACAGTGACAGCAATTGACAAAGACAATCAAACCGTTTTTACAGATAAAGAACGTCAAGTTGATTATGATAAATTAATTATCGCTACTGGTTCTGTTCCATTCATGCTGCCACTACCAGGGGTTGATAAGGATGGAGTAACCGCCTTTCGTGATATCAAAGATTGTGAGCAGATGATTGAAACCTCCGACCAATATAAAAAAGCTGTCGTCATTGGTGGTGGATTATTGGGCTTGGAAGCGGCAAGAGGGTTGTTGAACCTTGGAATGCAGGTGGATGTCGTCCATATTGCCGATTATTTAATGGAACGGCAGTTGGATAAGACAGCTGGCAAGATGCTGCAAAAGGAATTAGAAAACCAAGGCATGAATTTTCTATTAAATAAACAATCTGTGAAAATTACCGGGAGGAACCGAGTGAAAGGGCTCAAATTTAAAGATGGAGGAGAGGTCAAGGCAGATTTAGTTGTGATGGCTGTCGGAATTAAACCAAATATCAGTATGGCAAAAGAAAGTGGAGTTCCTGTCAACCGAGGGATCATCGTTAATGATTATTTAGAAACAGAAGTACCGAACATTTTCGCAGTTGGTGAGTGTGCAGAACATAGGGAAATGGTTTATGGACTTGTCGCTCCTTTGTATCAGCAAGCTCAACAAATGGCAAAGCGAATTT carries:
- the nasC gene encoding assimilatory nitrate reductase catalytic subunit NasC, which codes for MTELMLKYFRTKQQKIQSEKVYDTQCPFCSMQCKMQLIEQTVVSRKVYKTVGKDNPTTGGRLCVKGMSAHQHTLNNERVNQPLLKVNGNFVAITWKEALDVIKKEFTTIQKQNGSDALSVYGSASLTNEEAYLLGKFARVALKTKHIDYNGRLCMASAATGANLTFGLDRGFTNTLQEIPYTRCIILVGTNIAECQPTIMPYFEQAKENGAYIIVIDPRETKTTDIADLHLKNKPGTDATLANALLKVIVDEELIDKKFLRKRVNGFAEVVHHLKNLDLDECVKVTGLAKEQLCQAARTFGQEDSGMIFTARGIEQQTNGTETVRGFINILLATGRIGKPNSGYGAITGQGNGQGAREHGQKADQLPGYRSIEKKEDRSYIAQVWGVEEKQLPGSGVSAYQMFEKIDEGNITGMLVMGSNPALSSPNANFVKRSLERLKFLVTVDMFISETAQLADLILPASSYLEDQGTMTNVEGRVTLREASRSLPGEVKHDWQIICDIAEVLGKGDKFSFHSAEEIFEELRVASRGGRADYYGITYDRIRKHNGLLWPCPDMDHQGTKRLFEDDFAHEDGKANMSVIGRSHKKVNLSEEYPLFLTTGRVMSHYLTGEQTRKSPSLTARNFESYMEIHPDTGEKYQLEDRTLAQIESRYGRIVVRSKWSKRIRKDTVFVPFHWGGEQNVNRLIADELDPLSHMPGFKVTAVNTRPVQS